One window from the genome of Methylophaga thalassica encodes:
- a CDS encoding Slp family lipoprotein, protein MIRFSILILALAVLTACSYMSPKIQPPAEGDLSLKQVADNINLYHGKTVRWGGKIIAVENSEQQSEILVVQFPLNRVGRPDESSDSEGRFFIRSANFLDPEVYKTDSFITVLGQVVDQKNITVDQKQLTLPVIQQSKEQRWPANNPVSGLPYNPKHDWPFVGYGYYGTGSYSP, encoded by the coding sequence ATGATTCGTTTCAGCATACTCATATTAGCTTTGGCTGTGCTAACAGCATGCAGTTATATGTCTCCCAAAATCCAACCGCCTGCGGAGGGGGACTTGTCACTTAAGCAGGTAGCAGACAATATTAATTTATATCATGGTAAAACAGTTCGATGGGGCGGTAAAATTATTGCTGTTGAAAATAGCGAGCAGCAATCAGAAATTTTGGTCGTTCAGTTCCCGCTCAACCGAGTTGGCCGACCAGACGAAAGTAGTGACAGTGAAGGTCGTTTTTTTATTCGTAGTGCTAACTTTCTCGATCCTGAAGTTTATAAAACAGATAGTTTTATTACAGTGCTAGGGCAGGTTGTCGATCAGAAAAATATCACTGTAGATCAAAAGCAGCTTACCTTACCGGTTATTCAGCAGAGCAAAGAACAGCGTTGGCCGGCAAATAATCCTGTTTCAGGTCTGCCATACAACCCTAAACATGACTGGCCCTTTGTAGGCTACGGTTACTACGGTACAGGGTCTTATTCTCCTTAA
- the ylqF gene encoding ribosome biogenesis GTPase YlqF, with the protein MAIQWYPGHMHKASKEMREILPQVDLIIEVLDARIPFSSQNPMLAEIRKDKPCIKLLNKYDLADVTITERWQQYFEQENHTKTLTMVAQQQEGIADLLTLCRKMVPAKAEAGRPINTMIMGIPNVGKSTLINSLAGRQIAKTGNEPAITKMQQRIRLEQGVVLHDTPGVLWPNLENPHGGYRLAVTGAIKETAIDNDDIALYAIEYLMQAYPEQLKQRFGLDTLTEYPLENMEAIGIKRGCLRSGGKVDLDRTAKIILTEIRAGMLGRITWETPQMIEAEWQQVLIVREEKAAKKAERKKNRKNK; encoded by the coding sequence ATGGCAATTCAGTGGTATCCCGGCCATATGCATAAAGCCAGCAAAGAAATGAGAGAGATCTTGCCGCAGGTGGATCTGATTATTGAAGTGCTGGATGCCCGAATTCCCTTCAGCAGCCAGAATCCTATGCTGGCAGAGATTCGCAAAGACAAACCTTGTATCAAGTTGCTGAATAAATATGATCTGGCTGATGTAACAATCACAGAGCGTTGGCAGCAGTATTTTGAGCAGGAAAATCATACGAAAACGCTGACTATGGTGGCTCAGCAACAGGAAGGTATCGCTGATTTACTGACACTGTGTAGAAAAATGGTACCTGCCAAAGCAGAAGCGGGAAGACCGATTAACACGATGATTATGGGCATTCCGAATGTTGGAAAGTCCACATTGATTAACAGTCTTGCCGGTCGCCAAATAGCCAAAACAGGTAATGAACCGGCAATTACCAAAATGCAACAACGCATCAGACTAGAACAAGGTGTTGTCTTGCATGATACCCCTGGCGTGTTATGGCCAAATCTTGAAAACCCTCATGGTGGTTATCGTCTAGCCGTGACTGGCGCAATCAAAGAAACAGCAATTGATAATGATGATATTGCCTTATATGCCATCGAGTATTTGATGCAGGCCTATCCGGAACAGTTAAAACAACGCTTCGGTCTGGATACTTTAACTGAATATCCGCTGGAGAATATGGAAGCTATTGGAATCAAACGGGGCTGTCTGAGGTCTGGTGGTAAGGTAGATTTGGATCGTACTGCTAAGATCATTCTGACTGAGATCAGAGCAGGCATGCTGGGAAGGATCACCTGGGAGACACCTCAAATGATAGAAGCAGAATGGCAACAGGTTTTGATTGTCCGAGAAGAAAAAGCAGCAAAAAAGGCTGAGCGAAAAAAGAATAGAAAAAACAAATAA
- the efpL gene encoding elongation factor P-like protein EfpL yields MPKASDLKRGMVVEVHDEPYVVKDIDIRNPSSRGASTLYKVRFNHLKTKQKRDESFKGEDFLKEVDCERQLVQFSYQDGDSYIFMNNETFEQYAINAADIEDALGYIHDGLDNIVAVLLQQQLVAIELPAAVSLTIVDTSPGIKGATAAARTKPATLSTGLEVQVPEYIENGEVIRVNTDTGKFMSRA; encoded by the coding sequence ATGCCCAAGGCAAGTGATCTTAAACGTGGAATGGTAGTAGAAGTACATGATGAGCCCTATGTCGTTAAAGATATTGATATTCGTAACCCATCTTCGCGTGGCGCATCGACACTATATAAAGTTCGTTTTAACCATCTTAAAACGAAACAAAAACGTGATGAATCCTTCAAAGGCGAAGACTTTCTTAAAGAGGTCGACTGTGAACGCCAGTTAGTCCAATTTTCCTATCAGGATGGCGACAGCTACATCTTTATGAACAATGAAACCTTTGAGCAATACGCTATCAATGCTGCTGATATTGAAGACGCGCTGGGCTATATCCATGATGGTCTGGATAATATCGTCGCTGTTTTATTACAACAACAACTTGTGGCTATAGAGTTGCCAGCCGCGGTTTCTTTGACTATTGTCGATACATCGCCGGGGATAAAAGGCGCTACGGCAGCGGCTCGCACAAAACCAGCAACCTTATCGACGGGCTTAGAAGTACAAGTCCCAGAATATATCGAAAATGGAGAAGTCATTAGGGTCAACACCGACACAGGTAAATTTATGTCGAGAGCCTAA
- a CDS encoding YbaN family protein, translating to MKTRIKHLVLICLGWMFVALGIIGVILPLMPTTIFLILALASFAESSPRFHQMLLNHKWFGPPLRQWQQTHSMRRDIKKKAYLIIIMSFAISIAAVWGRLWLQVMLFTIGLILLACLSRVKESD from the coding sequence ATGAAGACACGTATCAAACATCTTGTTTTAATTTGCTTAGGCTGGATGTTTGTCGCCTTGGGCATCATTGGTGTCATCCTGCCGTTGATGCCAACAACGATTTTTCTGATATTAGCCTTGGCGAGTTTTGCCGAAAGCTCTCCCCGGTTTCATCAAATGTTGCTCAATCACAAATGGTTCGGACCACCACTAAGGCAATGGCAGCAAACACATAGCATGCGCCGGGATATTAAAAAGAAAGCCTATTTAATCATCATTATGTCATTTGCTATTTCAATTGCTGCCGTTTGGGGCCGACTTTGGTTACAAGTCATGTTATTTACTATTGGACTCATTCTGTTAGCCTGTTTGTCTCGTGTAAAGGAATCAGACTAA
- a CDS encoding nitroreductase, translating to MNTIEAMQKRHSVRHFLDKEVSQQDLMTLLEAARHSPSGSNTQPWKVAVVRGKAKQRLADAMVSAFEQGETTAPAYQYYPNPMPSPYNDRRKACGLKLYQTLNIARDDKAGQRAQWAANYRSFDAPVMLFFWMDGIMQTGSYMDMGMFMQSVMLAAVDCGLATCPQAALAQYPNVVKEHLSLPKDAIILSGMALGYEDTEAQVNQFRTERETVENFTQFYDE from the coding sequence ATGAATACGATTGAAGCCATGCAAAAACGCCATTCTGTGCGTCATTTTTTAGATAAAGAAGTGAGTCAGCAAGATCTAATGACTCTTCTGGAGGCTGCTAGACACAGTCCTTCCGGCTCAAATACACAGCCTTGGAAAGTGGCTGTCGTCAGAGGAAAAGCAAAACAGCGTCTGGCTGATGCGATGGTTTCTGCATTTGAACAAGGTGAAACAACCGCCCCAGCCTATCAGTACTACCCCAACCCAATGCCTTCTCCCTATAATGACAGACGCAAAGCTTGTGGTTTAAAGCTTTATCAAACGCTAAACATTGCCCGTGACGATAAAGCAGGGCAACGCGCGCAATGGGCAGCCAATTACCGTTCCTTTGATGCGCCGGTGATGCTGTTTTTCTGGATGGATGGCATCATGCAAACCGGTTCATATATGGACATGGGTATGTTCATGCAATCAGTGATGCTGGCTGCGGTCGATTGTGGCTTGGCAACCTGCCCTCAGGCAGCATTAGCGCAATATCCCAATGTTGTGAAAGAACACTTATCTTTACCAAAGGATGCCATCATTCTTTCGGGCATGGCGCTGGGTTATGAAGACACTGAAGCTCAGGTGAATCAGTTTAGAACTGAACGTGAGACAGTAGAAAATTTCACTCAATTTTATGATGAATAA
- a CDS encoding HopJ type III effector protein, translating to MELQDFLTQLKTHPENIQFDDTMSVIEANYVFTPTAFKNGGTTNEAGQNNGSCKILGFGKIHALSVDETLACFGQYYRDDVLANPHGDDHQNIRHFMKTGWDGVQFEGGPLTAR from the coding sequence ATGGAATTGCAGGATTTTTTAACGCAATTAAAAACACACCCTGAAAACATACAGTTTGATGACACTATGTCAGTCATTGAAGCTAATTATGTATTTACTCCTACCGCATTTAAAAACGGTGGTACCACCAATGAAGCCGGCCAAAATAATGGCTCATGCAAAATTCTTGGCTTTGGCAAAATACATGCACTTAGTGTTGACGAAACCCTAGCCTGCTTTGGTCAGTATTATCGGGATGATGTGTTAGCCAATCCACACGGGGACGATCACCAAAATATTCGCCACTTTATGAAAACCGGTTGGGATGGCGTGCAATTTGAGGGTGGACCACTAACAGCACGCTAG
- a CDS encoding FAD/FMN-binding oxidoreductase, which produces MSNRIREIPYNYTSFSDREIVIRFLGEPMWEVLQQLREQRKTGRSAKMLFEVLGDMWVIQRNPFIQDDLVENQKRWGSLRHALHHRLDQIRIRAEENNNDLALQLEKSARQAVERFERNLLSTAERRKMVMRRLSKTTKKHNIQFDGLARVSHVTDATDWRVEYPLAVVTPDSEEEMAKIIAACIDLGLTVIPRGGGTGYTGGAIPLTAESVVVNTEKLEGLGEVIYRHIPGRDEKVPTVRAEAGVVTRRVSDLADRNGLVFAVDPTSQDASTIGGNVAMNAGGKKAVMWGTALDNLLSWRMVTPDATWMEVERLNHNLSKIHDIEYAEFKITRFEADGKTVIGEPEVMRIPAKELRKIGLGKDVTNKFLGGLPGIQKEGCDGLITSSVFVLHRMPDYIRTVCLEFFGNDLSKAVPAIVETKDYLDNNKNVLLAGMEHLDERYVKAVDYSTKAPRSVAPKMVLLIDVVGDDEDAVAEACSEVVRLANARDGEGFVAVSPEARKRFWADRSRTAAIARHTNAFKINEDVVIPLDRLSEYNDGIERINIVQSTRNKLKTAKAVKTYLSSNPKELKECGNKDLSDSVENDAIVNSKNEAACRHVDVVMARWQKILDSLDKPAKDLADLLSDTATANILDGDTLFNVLQRRDLRISYREEMEKPLKELFQGQALSVLRNKLDSIHKENRSGRLFVATHMHAGDGNVHTNIPVNSNDYEMMHDAEGIVDEVMALAGRLGGVISGEHGIGLTKMQYLDKATIDAFAGYKQKVDPNGHFNAGKLLAGSGLDNAYTPSLRLLEQEALILEQSDLGDINNDIKDCLRCGKCKPECTTHVPRANLLYSPRNKILGTGLIIEAFLYEEQTRRGISVRHFEEMNDVADHCTVCHRCLNPCPVNIDFGDVSIKLREVLKKQGKRRPNIGTWTSMAYLNATDPLTVKIMRKTMIEWGYQAQKMAHGVAKTLGLLGSKKKRPLPTTGKTPIREQVVHFMKKPMPTGLPTQTTRAMLGVEDEKMIPILRDPKKVNDESDAVFYFPGCGSERLFSQVGLATLAMLYEVGTETVLPPGYLCCGYPQASTGDKEKATSISTSNQVLFHRLANTLNYMDIKTVIVSCGTCMDQLLKYQFEAIFPGCRLLDIHEYLMEKGVKLEGVEGVQYMYHDPCHTPMKTYQPTSVASTLMGQEVALNDRCCGEAGSFAVARPDIATQVRFRKEEEITKGIQELTGQDKAKNGNVKMLTSCPACQQGLSRYSEDTGIDTDYIVVEIAKHLKGDNWHKDFIDSVKQGGIERVLL; this is translated from the coding sequence ATGTCTAACCGAATTCGCGAGATTCCGTACAACTATACCTCATTTTCTGATCGTGAAATCGTCATTCGTTTCCTAGGGGAACCAATGTGGGAGGTTTTGCAGCAACTCCGTGAGCAACGCAAAACTGGCCGCTCAGCAAAAATGCTGTTTGAAGTTCTAGGAGATATGTGGGTTATCCAACGTAACCCATTTATTCAGGACGATTTAGTCGAAAACCAAAAGCGTTGGGGCTCGCTTCGTCATGCTTTGCATCATCGACTGGATCAAATTCGTATCCGCGCGGAAGAGAATAATAATGACCTTGCTCTGCAATTGGAGAAAAGTGCGCGTCAAGCAGTAGAGCGGTTTGAACGTAATTTATTGAGCACCGCGGAACGTAGAAAGATGGTGATGCGTCGTTTATCCAAAACGACAAAAAAACACAATATCCAGTTTGATGGTCTGGCCCGTGTCTCACATGTAACTGATGCCACTGACTGGCGTGTTGAATACCCACTAGCGGTTGTGACGCCAGACTCTGAAGAAGAAATGGCAAAAATTATTGCTGCCTGTATCGACTTGGGATTAACAGTTATTCCTCGTGGTGGTGGTACTGGTTATACCGGTGGCGCTATTCCGCTCACGGCTGAAAGTGTGGTGGTTAACACTGAAAAACTGGAAGGCCTGGGGGAAGTTATTTATCGCCATATTCCTGGTCGTGATGAAAAAGTGCCTACCGTTCGAGCTGAGGCCGGCGTTGTTACACGCCGTGTTTCTGACTTAGCTGATCGTAATGGTTTAGTGTTTGCTGTGGATCCAACCTCACAAGATGCATCCACCATCGGTGGTAATGTGGCGATGAATGCCGGTGGTAAAAAAGCCGTGATGTGGGGTACGGCACTAGATAATCTGCTGTCATGGAGAATGGTGACGCCGGATGCCACCTGGATGGAAGTGGAACGGTTAAACCATAACCTGAGCAAAATTCATGATATTGAGTATGCCGAGTTTAAAATAACGCGCTTTGAAGCTGATGGTAAAACCGTTATTGGTGAGCCAGAAGTCATGAGAATACCTGCCAAAGAACTACGTAAGATTGGCTTAGGGAAAGACGTGACAAACAAATTCCTCGGTGGTTTGCCGGGCATACAAAAAGAAGGCTGTGATGGTTTGATCACGTCTTCTGTTTTTGTTCTGCATCGTATGCCTGACTATATCCGTACGGTCTGTCTTGAGTTTTTCGGTAATGACTTAAGTAAAGCCGTACCGGCTATCGTAGAGACCAAAGATTACCTGGACAATAACAAAAACGTGTTACTGGCCGGGATGGAACATCTTGATGAGCGCTATGTAAAAGCAGTTGACTACTCAACCAAAGCGCCGCGTTCAGTGGCGCCGAAGATGGTCTTGCTTATTGATGTGGTAGGGGATGATGAGGATGCGGTAGCAGAAGCCTGCTCTGAAGTGGTTCGTCTTGCCAATGCGCGTGATGGTGAAGGCTTTGTGGCTGTCAGCCCTGAAGCGCGCAAACGTTTCTGGGCCGATCGTTCTCGGACAGCGGCGATTGCCAGACATACCAATGCGTTTAAGATTAATGAAGACGTCGTTATTCCTCTGGATCGTTTATCTGAATATAACGATGGTATTGAACGTATTAACATTGTTCAGTCCACACGCAATAAGCTAAAAACAGCGAAAGCAGTGAAAACCTATTTGAGTTCTAATCCAAAAGAACTGAAAGAGTGTGGCAATAAAGATTTGAGTGATAGTGTTGAAAACGATGCCATCGTCAATTCTAAAAACGAAGCCGCATGCCGTCATGTCGATGTGGTCATGGCACGCTGGCAGAAAATTTTAGACAGCCTGGACAAACCTGCTAAAGATTTAGCCGACCTGCTGTCTGATACTGCTACAGCCAATATCCTCGACGGTGATACGTTATTTAATGTACTACAGCGTCGTGACTTACGTATTTCGTATCGTGAAGAAATGGAAAAACCCTTAAAAGAGTTATTCCAAGGGCAAGCGCTGAGTGTTTTACGTAATAAGCTGGACAGTATTCATAAAGAAAACCGTTCAGGTCGTTTGTTTGTCGCCACCCACATGCATGCCGGTGATGGTAATGTTCACACGAACATTCCAGTCAATTCTAATGACTACGAAATGATGCATGATGCTGAAGGCATTGTCGATGAAGTGATGGCATTAGCTGGGCGCCTGGGTGGTGTTATTTCCGGTGAACATGGTATTGGTCTGACCAAGATGCAATATCTGGACAAAGCTACCATTGATGCCTTTGCCGGGTACAAACAGAAAGTGGATCCCAATGGTCATTTCAATGCCGGTAAGTTATTAGCCGGTTCTGGTCTGGACAATGCTTATACACCGTCATTACGCCTGTTAGAGCAGGAAGCGTTGATTCTTGAACAAAGTGATCTGGGTGACATCAACAATGACATCAAAGACTGTCTGAGATGTGGTAAGTGTAAGCCTGAGTGTACAACTCATGTGCCTCGTGCCAACTTACTATACTCACCACGGAATAAAATTCTTGGTACAGGCTTGATTATTGAAGCTTTCTTGTACGAAGAACAAACGCGCCGTGGCATTTCAGTTCGTCACTTTGAAGAGATGAATGATGTGGCGGATCACTGCACGGTATGTCACCGCTGTCTGAATCCTTGCCCGGTCAATATCGACTTTGGTGATGTCAGTATCAAACTACGTGAAGTGCTGAAGAAACAAGGCAAGCGTCGTCCAAATATTGGCACCTGGACATCGATGGCCTACCTGAATGCGACCGATCCTCTGACAGTGAAAATTATGCGTAAAACCATGATTGAGTGGGGGTATCAGGCTCAGAAAATGGCGCATGGTGTTGCTAAAACACTAGGCTTATTAGGCAGTAAGAAAAAACGTCCCCTGCCTACGACCGGTAAAACGCCGATTCGTGAGCAAGTCGTTCATTTCATGAAAAAGCCAATGCCAACAGGTTTGCCGACGCAAACTACACGTGCCATGTTGGGTGTTGAAGATGAGAAAATGATTCCGATTCTACGTGATCCGAAAAAGGTCAATGATGAATCAGATGCCGTTTTCTACTTCCCGGGTTGTGGTTCTGAGCGTTTGTTCAGCCAGGTAGGTTTGGCGACCTTAGCCATGTTGTATGAAGTGGGCACTGAAACTGTGCTGCCCCCTGGCTATCTGTGTTGTGGTTACCCACAAGCATCAACAGGGGATAAGGAAAAAGCCACATCGATTTCGACATCTAATCAGGTGTTATTCCATCGCTTAGCGAATACGCTGAATTACATGGATATCAAAACCGTCATTGTCTCATGCGGTACCTGTATGGATCAGTTGCTGAAGTATCAGTTTGAGGCGATCTTCCCTGGCTGCCGCCTGTTGGATATTCATGAGTATCTGATGGAAAAAGGTGTCAAGCTGGAAGGCGTGGAAGGGGTTCAGTATATGTATCATGACCCATGTCACACACCTATGAAAACGTATCAGCCGACCTCTGTGGCCAGTACTTTAATGGGACAGGAAGTAGCATTAAATGATCGTTGCTGTGGTGAAGCCGGTTCGTTCGCTGTGGCGCGTCCAGATATTGCGACGCAGGTGCGTTTTCGTAAGGAAGAGGAAATTACTAAGGGGATTCAGGAACTGACCGGGCAGGATAAGGCGAAAAATGGCAATGTGAAAATGTTGACGTCATGCCCAGCCTGTCAACAAGGCCTGAGCCGCTACAGTGAAGATACGGGTATTGATACCGACTATATTGTGGTTGAAATTGCCAAACACCTGAAAGGGGATAACTGGCATAAAGACTTCATCGATAGTGTTAAGCAAGGTGGTATTGAACGCGTATTACTCTAA
- a CDS encoding undecaprenyl-diphosphate phosphatase, translating into MDLLHIIALALLQGLTEFLPISSSAHLILLPIIADWQDQGLAFDVAVHVGTLTAVIIYFRRTIRALIVDWFKSVAQKQTIGDSKLAWAVLFGTIPVGLAGLFLGDLVETSFRSPLVIATTTIVFGLLLGWADWQGKRIRNENRLNWFDVLFIGIAQAIALIPGTSRSGITITAGLMLGLTREAAARFSFLLSIPVIVLAGGLKIIELIESQLVIDWFALCAGALFSAVSAYLCIFLFLKMLDRIGMWPFVLYRLVLGVLLFWLFT; encoded by the coding sequence ATGGATTTGTTACATATTATCGCCTTAGCCTTATTACAAGGCCTGACTGAATTTTTACCTATTTCCAGCTCGGCTCACCTTATTTTATTACCTATTATTGCTGACTGGCAGGATCAAGGATTGGCCTTTGACGTTGCCGTTCACGTCGGAACATTAACTGCCGTTATTATCTATTTCCGTCGGACAATTCGGGCCTTGATAGTGGACTGGTTTAAGTCAGTTGCGCAAAAGCAGACTATCGGTGACAGTAAATTAGCTTGGGCAGTGCTGTTTGGCACTATTCCTGTCGGTTTAGCAGGTTTATTTTTAGGGGACCTGGTAGAAACAAGTTTCCGCAGTCCACTTGTCATTGCGACAACCACTATCGTTTTTGGCCTGTTATTGGGCTGGGCAGATTGGCAAGGTAAACGCATTCGTAATGAAAATCGACTAAATTGGTTTGATGTACTTTTTATTGGCATTGCTCAGGCGATTGCGCTGATTCCAGGTACATCACGTTCAGGCATAACAATTACTGCAGGTTTGATGTTGGGTCTAACACGAGAGGCTGCAGCTCGTTTTTCTTTTCTGTTATCAATTCCGGTCATTGTTCTCGCGGGTGGTTTAAAAATTATTGAGCTTATCGAATCACAACTTGTGATAGACTGGTTTGCTTTATGTGCTGGCGCATTATTTTCTGCCGTTAGCGCCTATTTATGCATTTTCTTATTTCTAAAAATGCTTGATCGTATTGGGATGTGGCCATTCGTACTATATCGTCTGGTGCTTGGCGTATTATTGTTTTGGTTGTTTACTTAA